In a genomic window of Thermosynechococcus sp. CL-1:
- a CDS encoding V4R domain-containing protein, translating to MTMTSSRPQAAAGDRYGVNHLLRKKYPKRHHHYAFWDFFQFDSDRGTYTDWNNARNLLVTEDFIIGLIEGLEEEVGPASSVVMYKIGEEWGRRDARFFQEWFPTEYGYEQGIKQMRLPYVLEAWWWPCTTQGWGNWEVDLSEQKHGFMFINIFDSVVARTLGDVGRPVCHLYAGLFAGFFSGLIQKELSCIEIQCYAMGETYCKFLLGKQDRIDAAAFWQNEGASAKDIEKRLRSGELVYEKPKR from the coding sequence ATGACCATGACCAGTTCCCGACCCCAAGCCGCCGCTGGCGATCGCTACGGTGTTAACCATCTCCTGCGCAAAAAATACCCGAAACGCCACCATCACTATGCTTTTTGGGACTTCTTTCAATTCGATAGCGATCGCGGTACCTATACCGATTGGAACAATGCCCGTAACCTCCTAGTGACTGAAGACTTCATCATTGGCCTCATTGAAGGCCTTGAAGAGGAAGTTGGCCCTGCCTCCAGCGTCGTCATGTACAAAATTGGTGAAGAATGGGGACGCCGCGATGCCCGCTTCTTCCAAGAGTGGTTTCCCACGGAATATGGCTATGAGCAGGGGATCAAGCAAATGCGGCTTCCCTATGTCCTCGAAGCTTGGTGGTGGCCCTGCACAACCCAAGGCTGGGGCAACTGGGAAGTGGATCTCAGCGAGCAAAAACATGGCTTTATGTTCATCAATATCTTTGATTCCGTTGTGGCGCGTACCTTGGGGGATGTTGGCCGACCCGTGTGCCACCTCTACGCAGGCCTCTTTGCCGGTTTCTTTAGCGGCCTGATTCAAAAAGAACTCAGTTGTATTGAAATCCAGTGCTACGCTATGGGGGAAACCTACTGCAAGTTCCTGCTCGGCAAGCAGGATCGCATTGATGCCGCTGCCTTCTGGCAAAACGAAGGAGCCTCCGCCAAAGATATTGAAAAACGGCTCCGCAGTGGAGAACTGGTCTATGAAAAACCTAAACGGTAA
- a CDS encoding peptidase: protein MKRRWWFLVCMVALGLMLGGTQGNWESLAGTANLTRQNIQLPAAVHYPLPPSLAEIPRKGEDYFDEVQAVEVGYLLWTEFPVTVAIEPPPWDPNHVWQAAAEQAVKEWSAYLPLKIVDASLAANIRLLSQRPTDQNNRRARFAETSYELFVDSQGVLRHRCRVVVRPTQAAKFVLAALRHELGHALGIWGHSPLPTDALYFAQVADPPPISQRDVNTLRRVYEQPTRLGQRLAELPPHG, encoded by the coding sequence ATGAAGCGTCGCTGGTGGTTCTTGGTGTGCATGGTTGCCCTAGGATTGATGCTGGGCGGTACCCAAGGGAATTGGGAGTCTTTGGCAGGCACCGCAAACCTGACGCGCCAGAATATCCAACTGCCAGCAGCAGTGCATTATCCGTTGCCCCCCTCCCTAGCTGAGATTCCTAGGAAAGGTGAGGACTATTTTGATGAAGTCCAAGCGGTGGAAGTGGGCTATCTACTGTGGACAGAGTTCCCGGTCACCGTTGCCATTGAACCGCCGCCGTGGGATCCGAACCATGTGTGGCAAGCAGCGGCAGAACAGGCCGTAAAGGAGTGGTCCGCCTATTTGCCCCTAAAAATTGTGGATGCCAGCCTAGCGGCGAATATTCGCTTGCTCTCGCAGCGACCCACGGATCAAAATAACCGCCGCGCCCGCTTTGCTGAAACCAGCTACGAACTCTTTGTGGATAGCCAAGGGGTGCTGCGCCATCGCTGCCGTGTCGTGGTGCGTCCGACTCAAGCTGCCAAGTTTGTCCTTGCAGCGCTGCGCCATGAACTGGGTCATGCCCTCGGCATTTGGGGACATAGCCCCCTACCCACTGATGCCCTCTATTTTGCCCAAGTGGCGGATCCGCCCCCCATTTCACAGCGGGATGTGAATACCCTGCGGCGGGTCTATGAGCAGCCAACACGGTTGGGACAGCGGCTAGCGGAGTTGCCCCCCCATGGATGA
- a CDS encoding FAD-dependent hydroxylase, producing MVMTSAFAPAEQSLVASPQELPAVDVAIVGAGIVGLSLACALRNSGLAIALIEATPYARENTKGQAYALHQVSRCFFEGIGVWDQLMPHVQPFEVVQLSDGRFPLTVRFSPADLGTEAIGYVAAHAAIAETLQSVLQSVGNVTFYCPWRVVTNEIKGDRAQLTLISGDPAAPKVAHLAARLVVAADGGKSPLRQQMGIEPKGWQYGQSCVVATLDVAHPQPVIAYERFWPTGPMGVLPLAGNRYRVVWTLPHPEAEAVAALDDRAFLAKLQPYLDPQMAEITAVSDRFVFPTQLMQVNSYVADRFVVIGDAAHRCHPVGGQGLNLGLRDVWALAQQILATPCERLGDRPSLIQFHRQRWWQNALTLGFTDLLNRLFSNAWWPLVGVRRWGLWLLRTVAPFKRLVLRFMAGLLLPLPSDRQFPRGR from the coding sequence ATGGTCATGACATCGGCTTTTGCCCCCGCAGAACAATCGCTGGTCGCTTCTCCCCAAGAATTGCCCGCCGTGGATGTGGCGATTGTCGGTGCGGGGATTGTGGGTCTGAGTTTGGCCTGTGCGCTGCGAAACAGTGGTCTAGCGATCGCCCTCATTGAGGCAACCCCCTACGCGCGGGAAAACACCAAAGGCCAAGCCTATGCCCTGCACCAAGTGTCTCGTTGTTTCTTTGAGGGGATAGGGGTGTGGGATCAGTTGATGCCTCACGTGCAGCCCTTTGAGGTGGTACAACTCTCCGATGGACGGTTCCCCTTGACGGTTCGCTTTTCCCCCGCCGATTTGGGCACAGAAGCCATTGGTTATGTGGCTGCGCACGCCGCGATCGCCGAGACCCTACAGAGCGTTCTACAGTCTGTTGGCAATGTGACGTTCTATTGTCCGTGGCGGGTGGTGACGAATGAGATAAAGGGCGATCGCGCTCAGTTGACGCTCATTTCTGGTGACCCGGCCGCCCCCAAGGTGGCTCACTTGGCAGCGCGTTTAGTGGTGGCAGCAGATGGGGGCAAGTCTCCTTTGCGGCAACAAATGGGCATTGAACCCAAGGGATGGCAATATGGTCAGTCCTGTGTGGTTGCTACCCTCGATGTTGCCCATCCCCAACCCGTGATCGCCTATGAACGCTTTTGGCCAACAGGCCCCATGGGGGTGCTGCCCCTAGCGGGGAATCGCTATCGCGTGGTTTGGACACTGCCCCACCCAGAGGCGGAAGCCGTTGCTGCCCTCGACGATCGCGCCTTTCTAGCGAAACTGCAGCCCTATCTTGACCCACAGATGGCGGAGATTACCGCTGTGAGCGATCGCTTTGTCTTTCCAACCCAATTAATGCAAGTGAATTCCTATGTGGCCGATCGCTTTGTGGTTATTGGCGATGCGGCCCATCGCTGTCATCCCGTGGGAGGGCAGGGGCTAAATTTAGGCCTGCGGGATGTGTGGGCACTAGCGCAACAAATTCTTGCTACGCCTTGTGAGAGACTGGGCGATCGCCCGTCCTTGATCCAATTCCACCGTCAACGTTGGTGGCAAAATGCCCTAACCCTTGGATTTACCGACCTGCTCAATCGGCTTTTTTCCAATGCGTGGTGGCCTTTGGTGGGGGTGCGCCGCTGGGGCTTGTGGCTGTTGCGAACTGTTGCCCCCTTCAAACGTCTGGTGCTGCGGTTTATGGCCGGTCTCCTGCTACCCCTACCCAGCGATCGTCAATTCCCCAGAGGGCGTTAA
- the dapF gene encoding diaminopimelate epimerase, with the protein MSLSFQKYQGLGNDFLLIDNRHQEELLLTPEQAQHWCDRHFGVGADGVIFLLTGTGDTDYRMRMYNADGSVAEMCGNGIRCLAKFIFALEGRSAGEIVRYRIDTLAGLIVPEVQADGQVTVDMGKPQLLAQQIPTTLAAADQKVIDVPLMVGDRPWLVTCVSMGNPHCVTFVEDVAAVDLATLGPQFEHHPVFPQRTNTEFVQVLGSDRLRMRVWERGAGITLACGTGACATLVAAVLTHRLSPVGDQAQATVELPGGDLHIRWDLPSQHLYMTGPALAVFSGTLP; encoded by the coding sequence ATGAGCCTATCTTTTCAGAAGTACCAAGGGTTAGGTAACGATTTCCTACTCATTGACAACCGCCATCAGGAAGAGCTGCTCTTAACCCCAGAACAAGCGCAACACTGGTGCGATCGCCACTTTGGGGTCGGCGCCGATGGCGTGATTTTTTTGCTGACAGGCACGGGGGATACCGACTACCGCATGCGGATGTACAATGCCGATGGCTCAGTGGCCGAAATGTGCGGCAATGGCATTCGCTGTTTGGCCAAGTTTATTTTTGCCCTTGAGGGTCGCTCCGCCGGCGAAATCGTGCGCTACCGCATTGACACCCTTGCCGGTCTCATTGTGCCAGAGGTACAAGCGGATGGTCAGGTAACGGTGGATATGGGTAAACCCCAACTCTTGGCGCAGCAGATTCCCACCACCTTGGCAGCCGCAGATCAAAAGGTGATTGATGTGCCCCTAATGGTGGGCGATCGCCCGTGGTTGGTGACGTGTGTGAGTATGGGCAATCCCCACTGTGTCACGTTTGTCGAGGATGTCGCTGCGGTTGATCTGGCAACCCTTGGCCCACAGTTTGAACATCACCCCGTTTTTCCCCAGCGTACCAATACTGAGTTTGTGCAAGTCCTAGGGAGCGATCGCTTGCGGATGCGCGTCTGGGAACGGGGAGCTGGTATCACCCTTGCCTGTGGAACGGGAGCCTGTGCCACCCTCGTCGCTGCCGTCTTGACCCATCGCCTCAGTCCTGTGGGCGATCAAGCCCAAGCCACGGTTGAACTGCCGGGGGGAGATCTCCATATTCGCTGGGATTTGCCTAGCCAACATTTGTATATGACCGGGCCTGCCCTCGCAGTCTTTAGCGGTACCTTGCCTTAG
- a CDS encoding class I SAM-dependent methyltransferase: MAATDDLEKIRRQFDYGPYPRVAIDKTPKDEPNVLFVHDLVTAFYVRDHRVPETKGKRILDAGCGTGYKSLVLAIANPGAEIVGIDLSPESVKLAAERLKFHHFDNVYFEARSILDLPSWGEQFDYINCDEVLYLLPDPVAGLNALKSVLKPDGILRANLHSALQRFPYFRAQNLFKLMGLMDDNPEEMEMDIVREIMKELKDGVDLKVRAWNPHYEKEESNETLLANHLLVGDKGSTIPQLFQYLEAAGLEFISMVNWRHWNLVDLFKDPENLPTFLALSLPDVPQAVQLEMYELLHPVHRLLDFWCSPQPRATVPDLGEWSEEQWDQSTIYLHPQLRTEAIKEKWLGYLNDRMIVDLGTFMSFSSPTSVYVDPLGLATLLPLFDQPLPFPELCDRYQRLAPLDPVTLDPIEPRVARQQLQALLTRLEVSLFVLVSLP, translated from the coding sequence ATGGCTGCTACGGATGATCTAGAGAAAATTCGCCGCCAGTTTGACTATGGTCCCTATCCCCGTGTTGCCATTGACAAAACTCCCAAGGATGAGCCGAATGTTCTCTTTGTCCACGATTTGGTGACCGCCTTTTATGTGCGAGATCATCGGGTGCCAGAGACCAAGGGCAAGCGGATTCTCGATGCTGGTTGTGGGACAGGTTATAAGTCCTTGGTGTTAGCCATTGCCAACCCCGGCGCGGAAATTGTCGGTATTGACCTGTCCCCTGAGTCTGTGAAGTTAGCGGCAGAGCGACTCAAGTTCCATCACTTTGACAACGTTTACTTTGAGGCGCGCTCCATTTTGGATTTACCCAGTTGGGGCGAGCAGTTTGACTACATCAATTGCGATGAGGTGTTGTATCTGCTGCCTGACCCCGTCGCAGGCCTCAATGCCCTCAAAAGTGTCCTTAAGCCCGATGGTATCTTGCGCGCCAATCTCCACAGTGCGCTGCAACGCTTCCCCTACTTTCGTGCCCAAAACCTCTTTAAGCTGATGGGCTTGATGGACGACAATCCCGAAGAAATGGAAATGGACATTGTCCGCGAGATCATGAAAGAACTCAAGGATGGTGTCGATCTGAAGGTTCGCGCTTGGAACCCGCACTATGAGAAGGAGGAGAGTAATGAGACCCTCTTGGCGAATCATTTACTGGTGGGCGATAAGGGCAGCACGATTCCCCAACTCTTTCAATACCTAGAAGCAGCGGGTCTGGAATTCATTTCCATGGTTAACTGGCGCCACTGGAATCTGGTGGATCTCTTCAAAGACCCAGAGAACCTGCCCACCTTTTTAGCGCTGAGCTTGCCCGATGTGCCGCAGGCGGTGCAATTGGAGATGTATGAACTTTTGCATCCCGTGCATCGCCTCTTGGATTTTTGGTGTAGTCCGCAACCCCGTGCCACTGTACCCGACTTAGGGGAATGGTCTGAGGAGCAGTGGGATCAAAGTACGATTTATCTGCATCCGCAACTGCGCACTGAGGCAATCAAGGAAAAATGGCTAGGGTATCTCAATGACCGCATGATTGTAGACTTGGGCACATTTATGTCCTTTTCTAGTCCCACGTCGGTCTATGTGGATCCGCTGGGATTGGCAACACTGCTGCCCTTGTTTGATCAGCCCCTTCCCTTTCCAGAGCTGTGCGATCGCTATCAACGCTTGGCACCCCTCGACCCCGTCACCCTAGACCCCATTGAACCAAGGGTGGCACGGCAACAACTGCAAGCCCTCTTGACCCGCTTGGAAGTGAGTTTATTTGTTTTGGTCAGCCTACCCTAG
- a CDS encoding DUF819 domain-containing protein, giving the protein MDDLILWGILLTLTALGLWLEHRFRWAARLGSSLIILILAAICANLGLIPQQSPVYDTIYGTITSLAIVWLLLLVNLQDVRRLGRSALLAFGLASFGTLVGALLASVLFHSRFLGDTPRLAGSLAASYIGGSINFVGVGRALNLSDLLFSAATTADNLLTAIWLATTLSLPSLLAHFYPPRDQGEAATVTPLPTTSAIAPLDLAILLSLAVAILVLSTALHQFWPLIPTIVWLTTLSLALAQFKWMRYLRGTGALGMFGLNLFFTVIGAGTHVPSLIPVGLDMIFFATVIVFTHGLVTFGLGTLLKLDVELIALASQAAVGGPTTAVAQATGRHQPQLMGVGITLGLLGYAIANYLGLALAQALGWMGLG; this is encoded by the coding sequence ATGGATGACTTGATCCTTTGGGGCATCCTATTAACCCTGACGGCTCTGGGGCTATGGCTAGAGCATCGCTTTCGCTGGGCGGCACGCTTGGGGTCTTCGCTGATCATTTTGATCTTGGCGGCCATCTGTGCAAATTTGGGTCTTATTCCCCAACAATCGCCGGTCTATGACACGATCTACGGCACCATCACCTCGTTGGCGATCGTCTGGCTACTACTGCTGGTGAATTTACAGGATGTGCGGCGCTTGGGGCGATCGGCCCTGTTAGCCTTTGGCCTTGCTAGTTTTGGAACCTTGGTGGGTGCGCTCCTTGCCAGTGTGCTGTTCCACAGTCGGTTTCTCGGGGATACCCCCCGCTTGGCGGGCAGTTTGGCGGCCAGTTATATTGGCGGCAGCATTAACTTTGTGGGGGTTGGGCGTGCCCTCAACCTTTCGGATTTGCTCTTTAGTGCGGCAACGACGGCGGATAACCTGCTCACGGCCATTTGGCTGGCCACCACGCTGAGTCTGCCTTCGCTGTTGGCACATTTTTATCCACCACGGGATCAGGGGGAAGCGGCTACGGTGACTCCCCTGCCCACCACCTCAGCGATCGCCCCCCTAGATCTAGCCATTCTCCTCAGCTTGGCTGTGGCTATCTTGGTCCTGTCAACGGCACTGCATCAGTTTTGGCCGCTAATTCCCACCATTGTCTGGCTTACCACCCTCAGCTTGGCGCTGGCGCAATTTAAGTGGATGCGCTACCTGCGGGGCACGGGCGCTCTGGGAATGTTTGGCCTGAATCTTTTTTTTACGGTGATTGGTGCCGGTACCCATGTGCCCTCGCTAATTCCGGTGGGACTGGACATGATTTTCTTTGCTACTGTGATTGTCTTTACCCACGGTCTTGTCACCTTTGGTCTTGGGACACTCCTGAAGTTGGATGTGGAACTGATTGCCCTTGCCTCCCAAGCCGCAGTGGGGGGACCAACCACAGCCGTTGCCCAAGCCACCGGTCGGCATCAGCCTCAGTTAATGGGGGTAGGGATTACCCTAGGACTGCTTGGCTATGCGATCGCCAACTATTTGGGACTAGCACTTGCCCAAGCTCTTGGCTGGATGGGCCTAGGGTAG
- a CDS encoding VWA domain-containing protein, producing the protein MTRRRQLWYYPLFQIPLILFIGCVLLALLFSLLNWGRPSVAVVLSLDLSGSTFGNNPLQFNQPQTVMAQQVLAAKLYLQRNQRELTNPNEVMIHGFGRNVVFLTPRFETNSDLLLTQLDQALNRSDLLAQVDPSATNLSGAIAMATQQLQQISNRCRQLLLITDGEAPVDAGVVANARQQRVKINAIVVGDHAPQLAAATQVTGGQYRSAPVAILEELVGQTFFEGFNSNARWPIFWGGMAVICFMWLLVLPLDRWVLQGWLHLPMNLAGQIALLNAFFWTVAIPIILWRFPGWPFVQTC; encoded by the coding sequence ATGACTCGTCGGCGACAACTGTGGTATTACCCTCTTTTTCAGATTCCCCTCATTCTTTTCATAGGCTGTGTCCTGCTGGCGTTGCTCTTCTCACTGTTGAATTGGGGACGCCCTAGTGTCGCCGTTGTTCTCTCCCTTGATCTCAGCGGCAGTACGTTTGGCAATAATCCGTTGCAATTTAATCAACCGCAAACTGTAATGGCGCAGCAGGTGCTCGCTGCCAAGCTCTACTTACAACGTAACCAACGGGAACTCACCAACCCCAACGAAGTCATGATCCACGGCTTTGGTCGCAATGTGGTGTTTCTGACGCCGCGGTTTGAAACCAATAGTGATCTGCTCCTCACCCAACTGGATCAAGCCCTCAATCGCAGTGACTTGCTTGCCCAAGTGGATCCCAGTGCCACCAATCTTTCGGGGGCGATCGCCATGGCCACCCAACAACTGCAACAGATCTCGAATCGCTGCCGCCAACTGCTCCTCATTACCGATGGGGAAGCCCCAGTAGATGCAGGCGTGGTGGCCAATGCCCGCCAACAACGAGTCAAAATCAACGCCATTGTTGTCGGTGATCATGCTCCGCAACTCGCCGCCGCTACCCAAGTCACAGGTGGGCAATACCGCTCTGCCCCCGTCGCCATTCTCGAAGAACTGGTGGGTCAAACCTTTTTTGAGGGCTTCAATAGCAACGCCCGCTGGCCAATCTTTTGGGGCGGAATGGCCGTCATTTGTTTTATGTGGCTCTTGGTCTTGCCCTTGGATCGCTGGGTGCTGCAGGGATGGTTGCATTTGCCGATGAATCTGGCGGGTCAAATTGCCTTGCTCAATGCCTTTTTCTGGACAGTGGCAATTCCCATCATTCTCTGGCGATTTCCGGGCTGGCCCTTTGTACAGACCTGTTGA
- the larC gene encoding nickel pincer cofactor biosynthesis protein LarC: MTVAYFDCPAGVAGDMCLGALLDLGVPLDYLQSQLAKLGIANEFELTIQTVQRKGQRGLKAQVHLRDRHSHHHRHWPDIAKQIRAAHLSDRARDWSLKVFEALAIAEGAVHGIEPEKVHFHEVGAVDALVDIVGTCLGLDYLDVSRIYCSALPTGGGMVKAAHGQLPVPVPAVLQLCQTYQVPLYSNGIEKELVTPTGAALVCALSEGFGAPPAMTLKRVGLGAGSQELPLPNLLRLWLGTLPNSAETTTAKTIVELQTQLDDMTPQALSYTLEQLYAAGAIEVFYQPITMKKSRLGVLLTVLCPPSVEAACVQTLFRETTTLGLRRQVQERYILERQIKTIATVFGEVRVKVAEHQGQRLNVQPEYEDCAALARQHQQPWQVVYQEALAVALQLWSLG; encoded by the coding sequence ATGACGGTTGCCTATTTTGACTGCCCTGCTGGGGTGGCGGGGGATATGTGTCTGGGTGCCCTCCTTGATCTGGGGGTTCCCCTCGACTACCTCCAAAGCCAATTGGCAAAGCTGGGAATTGCCAATGAGTTTGAGCTAACCATTCAAACAGTGCAGCGCAAGGGACAGCGGGGATTAAAAGCACAGGTGCATCTGCGCGATCGCCACTCCCATCACCATCGCCATTGGCCAGACATTGCAAAGCAAATCCGTGCCGCCCACCTTAGCGATCGCGCCCGTGACTGGAGTCTCAAGGTTTTTGAAGCCTTGGCCATTGCTGAGGGCGCCGTGCATGGCATTGAGCCAGAAAAAGTACATTTCCATGAAGTGGGAGCGGTGGATGCGCTTGTGGATATTGTCGGCACCTGCTTAGGGCTGGATTACCTTGATGTGAGCCGCATTTACTGCTCTGCTTTACCAACGGGCGGCGGAATGGTCAAAGCTGCCCATGGTCAATTGCCGGTGCCCGTGCCTGCGGTCTTACAACTGTGCCAAACCTACCAAGTGCCCCTCTACAGCAACGGTATTGAAAAAGAATTGGTGACACCCACAGGCGCTGCCCTTGTCTGTGCCCTCAGTGAGGGCTTTGGTGCGCCGCCAGCGATGACATTGAAACGGGTGGGCTTAGGCGCTGGGAGTCAAGAGTTGCCCCTACCGAATCTCTTGCGTCTCTGGTTGGGAACGCTGCCGAACTCAGCAGAAACAACTACGGCAAAAACCATTGTCGAACTGCAAACCCAACTGGATGACATGACACCCCAAGCCCTCAGCTATACTCTTGAACAACTTTATGCTGCTGGTGCGATTGAGGTCTTTTACCAACCCATTACGATGAAAAAGTCACGCTTGGGGGTGTTGCTCACGGTGCTGTGTCCCCCCAGTGTTGAGGCCGCCTGTGTCCAGACCCTCTTTCGGGAAACAACGACGCTGGGGCTGCGGCGGCAGGTACAGGAGCGCTATATCCTTGAACGCCAAATTAAAACCATTGCAACGGTCTTTGGTGAAGTACGGGTGAAAGTAGCCGAACACCAAGGACAGCGGCTCAATGTCCAGCCGGAATACGAAGACTGTGCCGCCCTTGCCCGTCAGCATCAGCAGCCTTGGCAGGTGGTCTATCAAGAGGCCTTGGCAGTGGCGCTGCAACTGTGGTCCTTAGGCTAG
- a CDS encoding Hfq-related RNA-binding protein, with translation MTDEFNTALPSIRQLQTFIKDSTEVEVKLSTSDLVVGKVRWQDMNCLCVVDHYDQPTIIWKQAIVFIKPKLA, from the coding sequence ATGACCGACGAATTCAATACGGCACTGCCCAGCATTCGCCAGTTGCAGACCTTCATTAAAGATAGCACCGAGGTTGAAGTCAAGCTCAGCACCAGTGATCTCGTGGTTGGTAAGGTGCGCTGGCAGGATATGAATTGCCTCTGCGTTGTCGATCACTATGATCAACCCACCATTATTTGGAAGCAGGCCATTGTCTTTATTAAACCCAAGCTAGCCTAA
- a CDS encoding MGMT family protein, whose protein sequence is MKTDTQALTFQQKIYWLVKQIPVGRVATYGQIAALCGWPRHARYVGYALYQVAPNSDIPWHRVVNAQGKISYAPQRQGTDELQRWRLEAEGIIFEAGDRINLRRYQWQPSVIVDELLIATETSAVG, encoded by the coding sequence ATGAAGACAGATACACAGGCACTGACGTTTCAACAAAAAATTTATTGGTTAGTGAAGCAAATCCCCGTAGGACGTGTGGCCACCTATGGCCAAATTGCTGCCCTGTGTGGTTGGCCACGGCATGCACGCTATGTGGGCTATGCCCTTTATCAAGTGGCACCGAATTCTGACATTCCATGGCATCGGGTGGTTAATGCCCAAGGCAAAATCTCCTACGCGCCCCAACGCCAAGGGACGGATGAGTTACAGCGCTGGCGCCTAGAAGCAGAGGGGATTATTTTTGAGGCGGGCGATCGCATTAACTTGAGGCGCTACCAGTGGCAACCGTCGGTTATAGTTGATGAGCTGTTGATCGCCACAGAAACCTCAGCGGTAGGGTAA